The following are encoded in a window of Oncorhynchus tshawytscha isolate Ot180627B unplaced genomic scaffold, Otsh_v2.0 Un_scaffold_7589_pilon_pilon, whole genome shotgun sequence genomic DNA:
- the tcaim gene encoding T-cell activation inhibitor, mitochondrial, which produces MSVASLLRSAMRVGNRHVAAHLVHQRALSGADAINALRPFYFAVHPDFFGQHPREREVNENSLKRLNGYLENLQKPGTRSVQPTKLTFYVREIKEKEDIQKDVLPPGFRSVSFTLQTKDVLTTVMDVLKSCSLSTEHMKGLKASSESPKSQQPVAGHGNPFYRPIKWDKSYYSFTGFRDPEQELKQAKKVEPTLSLWLRNHEKEATKKQNASVPRREELKRLKKELCQKFALEDIRWQRSWGVTHRCCQLQSLSRLSQQNPEAVLNLRGHTIIFTDQSGMNASGHVMLGTMDVHHQWTKLFVSLPSYRSLLQQTEWLKERISHVLGGIQVTNIERLGPVQPIEEHCSILNTFHKRLLARRLALHPRSLQGLAMTLENDRSSPSLHEMGHFVIPATCEPSRLQTFLQSMAWEARQRIKHRKQLQKEEEEVLLHCLEALALRNLSKEPSVRHNQMIPCCRRLLEERSPLMEGLRVEVSHFYSVMQDGDLCIPWDWQG; this is translated from the exons ATGTCTGTCGCCTCTCTCCTGCGAAGTGCCATGAG AGTGGGGAACAGACATGTCGCAGCACATTTGGTCCATCAGAGAGCTCTTTCAGGGGCAGATGCTATCAATGCACTGAGACCTTTCTACTTCGCAGTGCATCCAGACTTCTTTGGCCAGCATCCCAGGGAAAGG GAAGTGAATGAAAATTCCCTCAAGAGACTCAATGGTTATTTGGAAAACCTTCAGAAACCGGGAACCCGCTCAGTCCAACCAACAAAGCTCACCTTTTATGTCAGGGAAATAAAGGAGAAGGAAGACATTCAGAAGGACGTCCTTCCTCCTG GGTTCCGTTCGGTCAGCTTCACTCTGCAGACCAAGGATGTCCTGACCACCGTAATGGACGTGCTGAAGTCCTGCAGTCTGTCCACAGAGCACATGAAGGGACTGAAGGCCAGCTCAGAGTCACCCAAGAGCCAGCAGCCAGTGGCTGGGCATGGGAACCCTTTCTACAGGCCCATCAAATGGGACAAAAGCTACTACAGCTTCACTGGCTTCAGAGACCCAGAGCAGGAGCTGAAGCAGGCCAAGAAAGTAGAGCCCACACTAAG CTTGTGGCTGAGAAACCATGAGAAGGAGGCTACGAAGAAGCAGAACGCCAGTGTCCCTCGACGGGAGGAGCTGAAGAGACTCAAGAAGGAATTGTGTCAAAAATTTGCCTTGGAAGATATTAG GTGGCAGCGCAGCTGGGGAGTGACTCACAGATGCTGTCAGCTCCAGAGTCTGAGCCGTCTCTCCCAGCAGAACCCTGAGGCTGTGCTCAACCTGCGAG GACACACTATAATATTCACTGACCAATCAGGGATGAATGCCTCGGGTCATGTGATGCTGGGAACAATGGATGTTCATCACCAATGGACAAAA CTGTTTGTGAGTCTCCCCAGCTACCGTAGCCTGCTCCAGCAGACAGAGTGGCTGAAGGAGAGGATCAGCCATGTGTTGGGAGGTATTCAAGTAACTAACATAGAGAGACTGGGACCTGTACAGCCTATAGAGGAACACTGCAGCATCCTCAACACCTTCCATAAGAGACTACTGGCCCGACGCCTAGCCCTGCATCCCAGGAGCCTGCAAGGTCTGGCCATGACCCTGGAGAA TGACCGCTCCAGCCCCAGCCTGCATGAGATGGGTCACTTCGTCATCCCAGCCACCTGTGAGCCCAGCAGACTACAGACTTTCCTCCAGAGCATGGCCTGGGAGGCCCGACAACGAATCAAACACAGGAAACA GCtgcagaaggaggaggaggaggtactgctcCACTGCCTGGAGGCTCTGGCCCTGAGGAATCTGTCCAAGGAGCCCAGTGTCAGACACAACCAGATGATCCCCTGCTGCAGGCGGTTGCTGGAGGAACGCTCCCCCCTCATGGAGGGCCTCCGGGTGGAGGTCTCCCACTTCTACTCTGTCATGCAGGACGGGGACTTGTGCATCCCCTGGGACTGGCAGGGCtga